From a region of the Odontesthes bonariensis isolate fOdoBon6 chromosome 4, fOdoBon6.hap1, whole genome shotgun sequence genome:
- the ndufb6 gene encoding NADH dehydrogenase [ubiquinone] 1 beta subcomplex subunit 6, whose amino-acid sequence MSGYTPDEKLRFEQIVKLRRQWLKDQELSPREPVIQAKPPGAVAKFWASFLEPKSLWRLYTYKAYQGGVFTLTRLLIPAWLVHYYVKYHIAQRPYGIVELKPKLFPGDTILESGEVVPDLPETHGHH is encoded by the exons ATGTCTGGCTATACACCAGACGAGAAGCTCCGCTTCGAGCAAATAGTAAAACTCAGGAGGCAATGGCTGAAGGATCAAGAGCTCAGTCCGAGGGAGCCCGTTATACAAGCTAAACCTCCGGGTGCCGTTGCTAAGTTCTGGGCTAGCTTTCTGGAGCCGAAGAGCTTGTGGAGGCTTTAC ACCTACAAAGCATACCAGGGGGGAGTTTTCACATTAACGCGACTGCTGATACCCGCCTGGCTTGTTCACTACTACGTGAAATATCACATTGCT CAAAGACCATATGGCATTGTGGAACTGAAACCTAAGCTGTTTCCA GGTGACACAATTCTGGAGAGTGGTGAGGTTGTTCCAGATCTCCCTGAGACTCATGGCCATCACTGA